A section of the Parasteatoda tepidariorum isolate YZ-2023 chromosome 6, CAS_Ptep_4.0, whole genome shotgun sequence genome encodes:
- the LOC107437616 gene encoding nucleolar transcription factor 1-B isoform X1: MATSEVSGRRKASKRPFPAAASEPSSNGPVQASELVPTPAKKTKANESGVTKTKVKKENDVTVAHKVIDSESNDKENQGTKQVLVFNWTSEELTQLVTNLSTCLPRTDNVKYTTLIDKLDWEKVRFGPYTAAQCKEKWMQIVTKLRRFRTLTDMVTDAKAWLKHPWSSYSSSKKQKHPEMPKKPLTPYFRYFLEKREKYSKDNPEMSMTDLAKLLSKKFQQLPEKKKQKYREAYEKENEVYKKELEKFKKCHPEQFPTPEMKQQAAAAEGPDKPLNAFNIFVNDRLKKAEFSQMDKRETMEKLRKLWTNLSDNKKVKWIRKAIQDEQRYGMEVEKYRSEHPDFHPEPVKAVLSKAEKELKDRCDGKPERPPNSGYSLFSRIKLRELKDLPSKSKMGEISRMWKQLSDTDRESLNKQAQMAIAKYKEEYAAYLNNLPDNERERLESEAKPASKKKPANHITIETVNNDVTELEAIEGARPKKPLSAMFYFQQEKFAVTRQKHPEMSKQDVMKMLAKDYNDLSEKKKEKYKKIAEEAKKAYDEGSTSKGKHETTTSGKKKLFKGEPKCPPQSGYGLFLSEKLSELTHMDPKLRMTEIPKLWKAKSAAEKDVYSKRVKEMLRKYNKDMQKFLKGLTVGEFQEYDKYRKATKKKSKKGAEAIQKVIKKESESDSSDEDSSDDDDDSDKSDGDGSGSGSGSGSDSSSGSDDSGSDSGSDDDDDEDDDDDEDDDEDDDDDEDEKKNGEDNESSSSDSDSDSGSGSDSGSDSDGSSDSGSDKSDNDEKSS, translated from the exons AATGATAAAGAAAATCAAGGCACTAAACAAG ttCTTGTTTTTAATTGGACATCAGAGGAACTTACTCAGTTGGTCACAAATTTGTCTACTTGCTTACCTCGAACTGACAATGTGAAATATACTACACTTATAGACAAGCTGGACTGGGAGAAAGTTCGATTTGGACCATATACAGCTGCACAGTGTAAGGAGAAATGGATGCAAATAGTAACTAAA TTGCGCAGATTTCGCACATTAACTGACATGGTGACTGATGCTAAAGCGTGGTTGAAGCACCCGTGGTCTTCGTATAGCTCATCTAAAAAACAG aaacatcCAGAGATGCCCAAGAAGCCTTTAACCCCTTACTTCAGATATTTTCttgagaaaagagaaaaatatagcAAAGATAATCCAGAAATGTCTATGACTGATTTAGCTAAACTTCTCTCTAAAAAATTCCAGCAGCTTCctgagaagaaaaaa cAAAAATATAGAGAGGCTTATGAAAAGGAAAATGAAGTATACAAAAAAGAGCttgaaaaattcaa AAAGTGTCACCCAGAACAGTTTCCGACTCCAGAGATGAAACAGCAAGCTGCTGCTGCTGAAGGACCTGATAAGCCACTGaatgctttcaatatttttgtgaatgatcgtctaaaaaaagctgaatttagCCAG ATGGATAAGCGTGAAACCATGGAAAAATTGCGTAAACTATGGACTAACTTGTCAgataacaaaaaagttaaatggatTAGGAAAGCCATTCAAGATGAGCAACGTTATGGG atggaAGTTGAAAAATATCGTAGTGAGCATCCTGATTTTCATCCAGAACCTGTCAAGGCAGTTTTAAGTAAAGCTGAGAAAGAATTGAAGGATCGTTGTGACGGGAAACCAGAAAGACCACCTAA ttctgGATACAGTTTGTTTTCACGCATAAAGTTAAGAGAACTGAAGGATCTTCCATCAAAATCAAAGATGGGTGAAATCTCCAGGATGTGGAAACAACTCTCTGATACAGATAGGGAGAGCTTAAACAAACAGGCTCAGAtg gcTATAGCTAAATATAAGGAAGAATATGCTGCCTATTTGAACAATTTGCCTGATAATGAGCGGGAAAGGCTTGAAAGTGAGGCAAAACCTGCCAGCAAAAAGAAACCAGCCAATCACATTACTATTGAAACTGTTAACAATGATGTGACAGAATTAGAGGCAATTGAAGGAGCTAGACCAAAAAAACCTTTATCTGCAATGTTCTACTTCCAACAGGAGAAATTCGCTGTTACTCGTCAAAAACACCCTGAAATGTCCAAGCAAGATGTAATGAAGATGCTAGCAAAGGATTATAATGATTTAtctgagaagaaaaaa gaaaaatacaaaaaaattgctgaagAAGCTAAAAAAGCTTATGATGAAGGATCAACTTCAAAAGG aaAACATGAAACAACAACTAGTGGGAAAAAGAAGCTATTTAAAGGAGAACCCAAGTGCCCTCCTCA aagtgGCTATGGATTATTTTTGTCGGAAAAATTGAGTGAGTTAACTCACATGGATCCTAAACTACGCATGACAGAAATACCTAAATTATGGAAAGCCAAGTCAGCTGCAGAAAAAGATGTTTATAGTAAACGAGTAAAggaaatgttaagaaaatacaataaagacatgcagaaatttttgaaa gGTCTTACAGTTGGGGAGTTTCAAGAATATGATAAATACAGAAAagctacaaaaaagaaaagcaaaaaaggaGCTGAAGCAATACAG AAAGTCATTAAAAAGGAATCTGAATCAGATAGCTCTGATGAGGATTCATCTGATGATGACGATGACTCCGATAAAAGTGACGGAGATGGTTCTGGGTCCGGGTCGGGCTCAGGATCAGATTCGAGTTCTGGATCTGATGATTCTGGCAGTGACTCTGGAAGTGATGATGACGACGATGAGGATGATGATGACGACGAGGACGATGATGAAGATGATGATGACgatgaagatgaaaaaaaa AATGGGGAAGATAATGAATCAAGTTCTAGTGATAGCGACTCTGATAGTGGTAGCGGCTCTGACAGTGGAAGCGATAGCGATGGCAGTAGTGATTCCGGATCCGATAAATCAGACAATGACGAAAAGAGCAGTTAA
- the LOC107437616 gene encoding nucleolar transcription factor 1-B isoform X2, whose protein sequence is MVRSSACASIVEGAKTGGRFLVSRWFTVAHKVIDSESNDKENQGTKQVLVFNWTSEELTQLVTNLSTCLPRTDNVKYTTLIDKLDWEKVRFGPYTAAQCKEKWMQIVTKLRRFRTLTDMVTDAKAWLKHPWSSYSSSKKQKHPEMPKKPLTPYFRYFLEKREKYSKDNPEMSMTDLAKLLSKKFQQLPEKKKQKYREAYEKENEVYKKELEKFKKCHPEQFPTPEMKQQAAAAEGPDKPLNAFNIFVNDRLKKAEFSQMDKRETMEKLRKLWTNLSDNKKVKWIRKAIQDEQRYGMEVEKYRSEHPDFHPEPVKAVLSKAEKELKDRCDGKPERPPNSGYSLFSRIKLRELKDLPSKSKMGEISRMWKQLSDTDRESLNKQAQMAIAKYKEEYAAYLNNLPDNERERLESEAKPASKKKPANHITIETVNNDVTELEAIEGARPKKPLSAMFYFQQEKFAVTRQKHPEMSKQDVMKMLAKDYNDLSEKKKEKYKKIAEEAKKAYDEGSTSKGKHETTTSGKKKLFKGEPKCPPQSGYGLFLSEKLSELTHMDPKLRMTEIPKLWKAKSAAEKDVYSKRVKEMLRKYNKDMQKFLKGLTVGEFQEYDKYRKATKKKSKKGAEAIQKVIKKESESDSSDEDSSDDDDDSDKSDGDGSGSGSGSGSDSSSGSDDSGSDSGSDDDDDEDDDDDEDDDEDDDDDEDEKKNGEDNESSSSDSDSDSGSGSDSGSDSDGSSDSGSDKSDNDEKSS, encoded by the exons AATGATAAAGAAAATCAAGGCACTAAACAAG ttCTTGTTTTTAATTGGACATCAGAGGAACTTACTCAGTTGGTCACAAATTTGTCTACTTGCTTACCTCGAACTGACAATGTGAAATATACTACACTTATAGACAAGCTGGACTGGGAGAAAGTTCGATTTGGACCATATACAGCTGCACAGTGTAAGGAGAAATGGATGCAAATAGTAACTAAA TTGCGCAGATTTCGCACATTAACTGACATGGTGACTGATGCTAAAGCGTGGTTGAAGCACCCGTGGTCTTCGTATAGCTCATCTAAAAAACAG aaacatcCAGAGATGCCCAAGAAGCCTTTAACCCCTTACTTCAGATATTTTCttgagaaaagagaaaaatatagcAAAGATAATCCAGAAATGTCTATGACTGATTTAGCTAAACTTCTCTCTAAAAAATTCCAGCAGCTTCctgagaagaaaaaa cAAAAATATAGAGAGGCTTATGAAAAGGAAAATGAAGTATACAAAAAAGAGCttgaaaaattcaa AAAGTGTCACCCAGAACAGTTTCCGACTCCAGAGATGAAACAGCAAGCTGCTGCTGCTGAAGGACCTGATAAGCCACTGaatgctttcaatatttttgtgaatgatcgtctaaaaaaagctgaatttagCCAG ATGGATAAGCGTGAAACCATGGAAAAATTGCGTAAACTATGGACTAACTTGTCAgataacaaaaaagttaaatggatTAGGAAAGCCATTCAAGATGAGCAACGTTATGGG atggaAGTTGAAAAATATCGTAGTGAGCATCCTGATTTTCATCCAGAACCTGTCAAGGCAGTTTTAAGTAAAGCTGAGAAAGAATTGAAGGATCGTTGTGACGGGAAACCAGAAAGACCACCTAA ttctgGATACAGTTTGTTTTCACGCATAAAGTTAAGAGAACTGAAGGATCTTCCATCAAAATCAAAGATGGGTGAAATCTCCAGGATGTGGAAACAACTCTCTGATACAGATAGGGAGAGCTTAAACAAACAGGCTCAGAtg gcTATAGCTAAATATAAGGAAGAATATGCTGCCTATTTGAACAATTTGCCTGATAATGAGCGGGAAAGGCTTGAAAGTGAGGCAAAACCTGCCAGCAAAAAGAAACCAGCCAATCACATTACTATTGAAACTGTTAACAATGATGTGACAGAATTAGAGGCAATTGAAGGAGCTAGACCAAAAAAACCTTTATCTGCAATGTTCTACTTCCAACAGGAGAAATTCGCTGTTACTCGTCAAAAACACCCTGAAATGTCCAAGCAAGATGTAATGAAGATGCTAGCAAAGGATTATAATGATTTAtctgagaagaaaaaa gaaaaatacaaaaaaattgctgaagAAGCTAAAAAAGCTTATGATGAAGGATCAACTTCAAAAGG aaAACATGAAACAACAACTAGTGGGAAAAAGAAGCTATTTAAAGGAGAACCCAAGTGCCCTCCTCA aagtgGCTATGGATTATTTTTGTCGGAAAAATTGAGTGAGTTAACTCACATGGATCCTAAACTACGCATGACAGAAATACCTAAATTATGGAAAGCCAAGTCAGCTGCAGAAAAAGATGTTTATAGTAAACGAGTAAAggaaatgttaagaaaatacaataaagacatgcagaaatttttgaaa gGTCTTACAGTTGGGGAGTTTCAAGAATATGATAAATACAGAAAagctacaaaaaagaaaagcaaaaaaggaGCTGAAGCAATACAG AAAGTCATTAAAAAGGAATCTGAATCAGATAGCTCTGATGAGGATTCATCTGATGATGACGATGACTCCGATAAAAGTGACGGAGATGGTTCTGGGTCCGGGTCGGGCTCAGGATCAGATTCGAGTTCTGGATCTGATGATTCTGGCAGTGACTCTGGAAGTGATGATGACGACGATGAGGATGATGATGACGACGAGGACGATGATGAAGATGATGATGACgatgaagatgaaaaaaaa AATGGGGAAGATAATGAATCAAGTTCTAGTGATAGCGACTCTGATAGTGGTAGCGGCTCTGACAGTGGAAGCGATAGCGATGGCAGTAGTGATTCCGGATCCGATAAATCAGACAATGACGAAAAGAGCAGTTAA